In Acanthopagrus latus isolate v.2019 chromosome 6, fAcaLat1.1, whole genome shotgun sequence, the genomic window GCCATTCAGAGACGTTTCTCTAAAGTCTTTCCCTTTGTCAGACGCCCCAATCTCTCTCCGAGGAGAGGAAACGAGGCGGATTAGACCGGGAAAATAGAGAAATTGATAATCCCTCAATTGAATTTCATCCTCCTTTTGAAAGCATCAGATTATGTAAAGGGAATGTGTGAGAGTGTAAACCTGGTCCTCTGTCACGGCGAGGTGCACAAACAACCTGCCAGACGTTTGATATTCTCGCTCCACAGAGCCACATGTCAGAGAGACGACGCTGCTGACGTGCTTCATTAGcaaatcaagtgtgtgtgtgtgtgtgtgtgtgtgtgtgtgcgtgtgtgtgtgtgtgtgtgtgtgtgtgtgtgtgtgtgtgtgtgtcgcggGCTCTATAAAAGGGCCGGAGGTCGAACCTGAAGTCAGTTTATTGTCTGACgatcagaggagcagctgtcaACAACAAGGTGAGCACCTTTAAAGACCGCCGtcagatttttaatttcatttcacagtttttgttttgttttctgtcacgcTTCAGTAactctgtggtttttttttttcttcttctattcgTACTAATAGAATTAGATCTCTTTAAAGGTGCGCTCTGAGGAGgacaaacagcttgtttattccgtttgagaaaaaataaatatgtctgagtttgtatcattaccttaTCAATATTGTTGATATTAATTATGAGTTGTAATTtcttccaaaactacatactgctcctttaaatgtggCGTTTGTGGAACAAACAGCTTTGTGACAAACGGACACATTCTTCCAGTTAAAGGttcattatgtagttttggggaaaaagatttagacagaagaaaaagattgttattgacctttttttttttttttaaccttaaaggAGCTTTTTAtaagaaaattagatttttgagtctcattctcaacttGTCAAATAATGATGCTTTGGGGTTTTAGGACGAGCCGCAATCCTAAAGCATcattatttgacaagttgggaataagactcaaaattatattttcctttaaatatatatattttctatttacCTTTAAAGGGCGAaacaatttcaaactgttttactctgtttatacgtggcggaccctgccgcccTCAAACAcctggaagaaaacaaatacgtctgagtttgtatcattacctcattaatattgtaaatataaatatgtatttatcaAAAAGCTTGGATTTCTTCCAAAATTATAAAGAGCCcctttaataataattaattttccATTGTAAAAAAATGATGACGTTTAGAATATATGAGGTAAATTAAGGAAATTAAAATCTGCGTAGTTTaaatttctgtttgtgtttcgtCGATTGACTGAAGGATGGATGACGTGATGGTATCACCATCTGTTCAAATGTTTCAGCCGGTCAGTCGTTTCTTGTCCTGCAgatgtttatatgtatttttgaaaacTGCTCTGCAGTTGGACGGTCGACTTTCTTCTTGAGGTCAGAAAAGATGTGAAGTTAGAGGCGACTGCGGTGAGAAGAGACTCCAACTGTGGGTTAATTCTAGTATTTCCTCGTTTTCTGGGTCAATTCAGTCAGTTAGGAACCAGAGAAAACGCCTGTAACTCCATTTTACTCAACTGTCCCGTCATTACACCTGCTGATCCAGACAGAAATATGAATTTCTTGCACAATCTatcttaaaaaatgttcagaaaatgtttaacttttacATTGTCATCGgcaaaaatggctgaaatgacaGTGGACGAGGCTTTAAATAGGCTCAAACATATAAAATATCTTGTTGACGCCATATTTAATGAtaaaaactctttaaaaaaaacatccgtCCTTAATTAACTAAATATCTGAGAACAGCCACCGAAACACGTCAGACCTCCTGCAGCAAAACGAAGTCGATTGTTCATCTGGAGGAGTATATTTAGATTGAATGGAGGGATGTTTTCTCTGGATTTGAGCTCTTTATAAGTTCACTTGTCATTATTTACAAAAcaacaatacttttttttctgcaggaaaaACTGTAAGAATAAggtatttttttcccactttttccTCACAAAGTTGCTCAAATATGAGactgacaatgaaaatgagCTTATGACAACCAGTGGAGACGTGTTTTATGATGCGACCTGAagagatttgtgtttgtttgctgttgcaGAAGATGCAGATGTCCCACCGGTCCGTGCAGTGGCTCACCGTCCTGCTTTGTGTCGTCTTCACAACCATCCGGTGTCAACAGAGCGAGAGGTGAGACCAACACGGTGCGAGCTCTCAGTGCTCTGACACAAAACTGTATAAATATGTTAGTGTTCAGTGTTGCTTAAAGGAaaactccactgaaaatgactccGAGGCTGACAGAcgtttcctctcttcctccctgcagccGTCGAGCTGTAACTGAACACCAGCTGATGCACGACCGCAGCAAAAACATCCAGAGTCTGAAGAGACTCATCTGGCTGTCCAGCGCCATCGAGGGGCTCCACACGGCCCAGACCCGCTCCGCTGCTTTCGACCCCACAAAGGTTCTGGATCTGGCTCTCAATCCGGCGCTGGTCCCTGCTGCCAGGAGCCTCCAGCCCGGCCGGGTGCAGAGCGTCCTCAGAGACTTCTTTAACCCGTACATGACTCAGCTGCCTGACAGAGAGTCCTAACATGAAGCcgctgcacatacacacacattaaaaatgatcatttaacTGTGTCCGTCGTTTGAACAATGAGACAAATGAAGCACAAAATCACCTGTAGTGTCGAGACATTCAGCcgggggggggaaagaaaaaaacctcactcaccagaataaatgttgctaATGAACGTTtctactttacatttctttaggatCAGTTCCCAGCGCCGCTCTTACGATCTGATCAgggtttaggtacaaaaaccactgggttagggttagaaaggGACCATGTTCTAGTCCAAAACATGTTCTGGTCGCGACAAACGTGGCCGGAGATGTTCCCAGTTCACCTTAAAGAGACgccatgtagttttggagaagtcAGTCAAACTCATGACTGAAATATCAAACTGCTCTCAGAGGATAAAAAAGAccccaggacactgtttgaagatagaaaggtggcagggtccgccacttataaacaaattaaaaaacagtatgaacttttcctttaacgtcagtgtgtgtttattcagcttattcactcatgacaacaacaagagtttgtttgttcttctccaaaactgcacagtgcagctttaaatatcagttttaaaacatgaatatttagaCGCCGTGGTCCCTTGTTGAAAATCTCCAGTGGTTTGAAACGTACTCGTCCTGTCGGTCTGGTTTAAAGCCTTTGACGTGCAACAAATGTTaacgtatcagtggtttgcagtgATGTTAAGtgacagcattttattttggcgTCTGGGCTGAATGCATTTATGGTACCAAAGTAAGATCTGAGTTTGAGCTACCTGAATGTTTATCAGTGagcagcttttatttatttatctttttttttttttgtcataatctATGATCTACATTCTACATCGCAGGCTGGAagataaaaccaaaaaataaaaatattttcaagcATGTGGAGAATCACAAACTGAATCATTTTTCCCAGTAAATTACAGCAACGCTGCAACACGACTGAATAATAAAAGTCTGTGTATCGACCTGATATCTGCAGACACATGGTGAGCTGGTGTCACGTcaggacagacagaaataaaatggaTCCGATCAAACTCTTTTAACACGACaggataaaaaaacacaagcagaagaGATCACTCTGTAACTGCTCATGTCAGAGTTTGACATGAACTAACCTGGTGGTACACATTATAATGACTTGATATCTAGGAAGTCGACATTTTAAACTACTTTCGTACGTACACTTGctcttctctcactctcctcaACTGAAGACAACGTCatcatgtgtttcctgtttgctgtTCGATCTCCTGCAGCACACTTTTACAAGTCAACTTTGAAATGAGCCAGTGAGTCACAGCATCTgccaatgaaaaaaacactgatgcacCATTTTTAGAAAGTCGTATGTttagcatcatcatcatcatcccagGGCCGAGCGCAGCCAGGACAGAGACAGGGCTGCTGACAGGGAAATCAAGTCACACGTCCCGAGCCCTGGGAGGGTTGAAACTGTCCCTGCAACCTTTAAAATAATCTGACCATCTTGTTTCAAACATTAGCAGGACTGTCTGCAGGGCTGATGTGTCTGTAACTTTAGTGACATTAGAGACAAACTTCATCTGTTGCTTTAAATCTCTCTCTATGTGTTATGTGTTCCTGTAATTTGCACCAAAACTACACATCTGGAGATAAACACAGCAACAGGCAGTAATTGTTTTTAAGTCTCAAGTATttttcagctgtcatttttCTGCACAGGCTGTCTTGTGTAGTTAGTTAATAAAGCTGTAAACACTGTTCCTGCAAGGTCCATATCAGAGATAATGATGAGAGAAGGTTATTTAAgtgataaacacacatttctcatGTGAAAAGCAGAAATTTGCTCCTTTAAGAAGCATAAACCTgtcagagaagagaaggaggaaccTGTCTGCCTGCGAGTCCTGACTCAGGGCTCACAGTCCATATTAACGAGACAGCCACGCGAGATTTCCGTGATGGCTAACGAGAACTAGCTTCCTGTGACAGCCACAGTGACACCGGTCGCGGTGATCCACCTACATCTGCAAACGTTTCTCCGGCGTTATAAGTCACAAGGAGACGGTCTCAAACTGTCCACCCACAGAGGGGTCCTGTCTGCTGGCTCGAAGCGCCCTCACCGCCCCTCGGACTGTCCGCGGCTCTCGTCCTTTAATCGGCCAGGTCAGTCGGCGTTACATCCGTCAGCTCAGCAAGCCTGCTAGCCGTCTTCGGGTTAGCTCGTCAAGCTAGCCCGAAGCTAGCCGCAGTCTTCAAGGGAGGTGTCAACAGCACAGTGTAATTTAAACTACctcataaatgataaatgacatttttcagacgCGAAAGTATGAATAAGTAATAACGAGCCAACAGCAGGCGAGAAACTGTACATTTCCCAAGCTGACACGAGTGTTTCCGTAGCGGCTGAGCGGACGTTACAACCACCTTTTAGCTAATGCTAATCTTCAACATCAGCAGTACTGATGCTACTTCGCTAACAGGGCAGCATTAGCAAACCGCTGAGgcagattgtttgtttgtttttcaggagctcaTGTGTTGCTGACAGTCACaagaaattatatatatatatatattttatattttatataatttttaGCAACACAAGACACGGTCCATCAACAGGAACCAGGACACTGTCTTTGATTTAAacacagttagcagttagctgaTTAAACACTGATTAGCTTGTCTGAAGACATTTGAGGTATTCTTACATGTCAGAGTCACAGATATCAGGCAGTCCGGTGGCAGCAGAACAGGACTGATGTTGTCAGTGTACAACAGCAACACGTGTGACAGTCCAGGGCTGCTGCTGACCATCATCATGGGATGTAAActgagtacttttactccagTATTGTACTTATATATTGAGTACTTTCTGTTGCTTAATACACTGACACTCCATTACACTATGGAGGCCAGTATTGTACTTTATAACCCCACTATATTTATTCGATAACTGGGCTGATACTCAGTCAATCAATCtgcatcagatttttttctgtcaataaaataaactaatttttaaaaatgtgctcc contains:
- the pth4 gene encoding parathyroid hormone 4 isoform X1, translated to MMRPEEICVCLLLQKMQMSHRSVQWLTVLLCVVFTTIRCQQSESRRAVTEHQLMHDRSKNIQSLKRLIWLSSAIEGLHTAQTRSAAFDPTKVLDLALNPALVPAARSLQPGRVQSVLRDFFNPYMTQLPDRES
- the pth4 gene encoding parathyroid hormone 4 isoform X2 codes for the protein MQMSHRSVQWLTVLLCVVFTTIRCQQSESRRAVTEHQLMHDRSKNIQSLKRLIWLSSAIEGLHTAQTRSAAFDPTKVLDLALNPALVPAARSLQPGRVQSVLRDFFNPYMTQLPDRES